A genomic region of Fundidesulfovibrio putealis DSM 16056 contains the following coding sequences:
- a CDS encoding YgeY family selenium metabolism-linked hydrolase: MNTESTRIRQMAQDFLPDMTRFLRDMIRIPSESCQEEGVIRRIKTEMEAVGFDRVEVDPMGNVLGYLGNGPRLIAFDAHVDTVGVGNRSNWMFDPYDGYEDDETIGGRGASDQEGGMASMVYAGKILKEIGVPEGFTVVMVGTVQEEDCDGLCWQYLIKEHGLKPEFVCCTEPTDGGIYRGQRGRMEIRLDVKGVSSHGSAPERGDNAIFRMGKILGELEELHPRLTNDPFLGKGSLTVSQIFFTSPSRCAVADGCSVSIDRRLTHGEDKELALSQIRELPSVKAAGDKAVVSMYTYEAPSWTGLVYPTDCYFPTWVLPEDHAVCKSAVAAYTCLFDEAPRVDKWTFSTNGVSIMGMFGIPVVGFGPGKENQAHAPNEKTWKADLARCAAMYVGMVHAYAAGKE, from the coding sequence ATGAACACCGAGAGCACTCGCATACGCCAGATGGCCCAGGATTTTCTCCCCGACATGACCCGCTTCCTGCGCGACATGATCCGCATACCCAGCGAATCCTGCCAGGAGGAGGGCGTCATCCGCCGCATCAAGACCGAGATGGAGGCCGTGGGCTTCGACCGCGTCGAGGTGGACCCCATGGGCAACGTCCTGGGGTATCTGGGCAACGGCCCGCGCCTCATCGCCTTCGACGCCCACGTGGACACCGTGGGCGTGGGCAACCGCTCCAACTGGATGTTCGACCCCTACGACGGCTACGAGGACGACGAGACCATCGGCGGTCGTGGCGCGTCCGACCAGGAGGGCGGCATGGCTTCCATGGTCTACGCGGGCAAAATCCTGAAAGAAATCGGCGTGCCCGAGGGCTTCACCGTGGTCATGGTGGGCACCGTGCAGGAGGAAGACTGCGACGGCCTGTGCTGGCAGTACCTCATCAAGGAGCACGGCCTGAAGCCGGAGTTCGTCTGCTGCACCGAGCCCACCGACGGCGGTATCTATCGCGGCCAGCGCGGGCGCATGGAGATCCGCCTGGACGTCAAGGGCGTCTCGTCCCACGGCTCGGCCCCGGAGCGCGGCGACAACGCGATCTTCCGCATGGGCAAGATCCTGGGCGAGCTGGAAGAGCTGCACCCGCGCCTCACCAACGACCCCTTCCTGGGCAAGGGCTCGCTCACGGTGTCGCAGATCTTCTTCACCTCGCCCTCGCGCTGCGCCGTGGCCGACGGCTGCTCGGTGTCCATCGACCGCCGCCTGACCCACGGCGAGGACAAGGAACTGGCCCTGTCGCAAATCCGCGAGCTGCCCTCGGTGAAGGCCGCCGGGGACAAGGCCGTGGTGTCCATGTACACCTACGAGGCCCCCTCCTGGACGGGGCTCGTCTACCCCACGGACTGCTACTTCCCCACCTGGGTGCTGCCCGAGGACCACGCCGTGTGCAAGTCCGCCGTGGCCGCCTACACATGCCTGTTCGACGAGGCCCCGCGCGTGGACAAGTGGACCTTCTCCACCAACGGCGTGTCCATCATGGGCATGTTCGGCATCCCGGTCGTCGGCTTCGGCCCCGGCAAGGAGAACCAGGCCCACGCCCCCAACGAGAAGACCTGGAAGGCCGATCTGGCCCGCTGCGCCGCCATGTACGTGGGCATGGTCCACGCCTACGCCGCCGGGAAGGAGTAG
- a CDS encoding methyl-accepting chemotaxis protein, with the protein MKHLTLKLKILLPVAALFALVTFMFGATIFVSQGQRNDGMVINLAGRERMLSQKMSKEALLYARLLAQGKTDQKLDAKFKASMQVFEATLKALVEGGDAPTTLDPVGPAASLPRPTPQVRDQLTAAVAAWNAFKPLLATAQAGGQGTDFDDFLARSEAVNIELDKAVSIMQRESEARVTQLLTAQGGFVLAALILAALIVVATFLTILSPVAKAVDFARRLAQGDLTGRLDIPQRDEIGTLAGTMQEMASRMSEAVRDIVESSQSVSTGAKELSDASENLAQGAAQQAASVDQVSSSVEEISANIQQNAYNSVQTETMARKSAHDAQEGGEAVALTVEAMKLIAQKIGIIEEIARQTNLLALNAAIEAARAGENGKGFAVVASEVRKLAERSGRAASEISGLSSGSVAQAEKAGAMLSEIVPDITKTAELVKGISAASQEQNAGAGQINSAIQSLDRVIQQNAAASEQVASTSAELSGQAERLMQAVGFFRIAS; encoded by the coding sequence ATGAAACATCTGACGCTCAAGCTGAAAATCCTTCTGCCCGTGGCTGCCTTGTTCGCCCTGGTCACGTTCATGTTCGGCGCAACGATCTTCGTATCCCAGGGGCAGCGCAACGACGGCATGGTCATAAACCTGGCCGGACGCGAACGAATGCTCAGCCAGAAGATGTCCAAGGAAGCCCTGCTGTACGCCCGCCTGCTGGCGCAGGGAAAGACCGACCAGAAACTGGACGCCAAGTTCAAGGCGTCCATGCAGGTCTTCGAGGCCACCCTCAAGGCCCTGGTCGAAGGTGGAGACGCCCCCACCACGCTCGACCCCGTCGGCCCGGCGGCCAGCCTGCCCAGACCCACCCCCCAGGTCCGCGACCAGCTGACTGCGGCCGTGGCGGCCTGGAACGCCTTCAAGCCGCTGCTCGCCACGGCCCAGGCCGGAGGGCAGGGAACGGACTTTGACGATTTCCTGGCCAGGAGCGAAGCGGTCAACATCGAGCTGGACAAGGCAGTCTCCATCATGCAGCGGGAATCCGAGGCCCGCGTGACGCAACTGCTCACCGCGCAAGGCGGCTTCGTGCTGGCGGCGCTCATTCTGGCCGCGCTCATCGTGGTGGCCACGTTCCTGACCATCCTGAGCCCGGTTGCGAAAGCGGTGGATTTTGCGCGGCGACTGGCCCAGGGCGACCTCACCGGCAGGCTGGACATTCCCCAGCGCGACGAGATCGGCACACTGGCCGGCACCATGCAGGAGATGGCCTCGCGCATGAGCGAGGCCGTGAGGGACATCGTGGAGAGCTCCCAGAGCGTGTCGACAGGCGCGAAAGAGCTGTCGGACGCATCCGAAAATCTGGCCCAGGGTGCAGCCCAGCAAGCGGCCAGCGTGGATCAGGTGTCGTCCTCTGTGGAAGAGATATCCGCCAACATCCAGCAGAACGCCTACAACTCGGTCCAGACCGAAACCATGGCCCGCAAGTCCGCCCACGACGCCCAGGAAGGCGGCGAGGCCGTGGCGCTCACCGTTGAGGCCATGAAGCTGATTGCGCAGAAGATCGGCATCATTGAGGAGATCGCCCGCCAGACCAACCTGCTGGCCCTGAATGCGGCCATCGAGGCAGCCAGGGCCGGTGAAAACGGCAAGGGCTTCGCCGTGGTGGCCTCCGAAGTGCGCAAGCTGGCCGAGCGCTCCGGGCGCGCGGCTTCAGAGATATCCGGGCTGTCCAGCGGGTCGGTGGCCCAGGCTGAGAAGGCGGGAGCCATGCTCAGTGAAATCGTTCCGGACATCACAAAGACGGCGGAACTGGTGAAGGGCATCTCCGCCGCCTCCCAGGAGCAGAACGCCGGGGCTGGCCAGATAAACTCCGCCATCCAGAGCCTGGACAGGGTCATCCAGCAGAACGCTGCGGCCTCCGAACAGGTTGCCTCAACCTCGGCTGAGCTCTCCGGGCAGGCGGAGCGGCTCATGCAGGCGGTGGGGTTCTTCAGGATCGCCTCCTGA
- a CDS encoding ATP-binding protein, whose amino-acid sequence MKRLSPLHVGLLAGLIVALAASASWCATLPEYSDRVLVLHSYHAGFPWTDEVQSGIFSEFRRHAPNFEPYVEYLDWKRFPDEDNRESVYQSLLRKYAGKSFGVVIVSDNAALEFALKYRQDMFMGATIVFCGINGFSDSMIAGQDGVTGVLEDVDVAGTLDVALTVLPQTRKALILVENTETGAAQKADMVRAARKHQGRLELSVLDNATLEEALAACGGDSAKDTILLLGSFGRDRSGRIFPDFAIDLLSAGCEIPVFVMWDFLVGKGAVGGSVLSGKLQGREAARMAMRVLDGEHSPPVLKTPPTQLLFDNTQLQRFGIDTSRLPKGSLLLNEPVTIFSQYKEFIPFVLGSMVVMAAAIAALSVTILARNRAERELEKTKAFLSAAIEHSPTGIGVAEMPGVTLTLANPAARRILGIPDFQAGQMNYLLEEAFPWTCHRPDGTPYAMDELPLPQAVLHGVSIENQEMRIRRADGQESWVLLSSSPIRDKSGRIIAGIAVFSDITERKRMEDLVVQSEKMMSLGGLAAGMAHEINNPLGIIVHAAQNAQRRLSAGLAANEQAAMDAGITLEGLNRYIRDRSIDVYIQDIMEAGHRAARIVRSMLNFSRPRQAQRTLVSMASILDKALELVQGDFDLKTEYDLRKITIERRYDPTNPGGYFDETEIVQVFLNIIKNAAQAMGTKQYGKDETPHIRLTTGVEDSQIRVDIEDNGPGMDEKTCRRIMEPFFTTKQVGQGTGLGLSVTYFIVTNSYGGSLRVDSEPGHGTCFTVRLPRGRTGDHV is encoded by the coding sequence GTGAAAAGGCTCTCTCCGCTCCATGTCGGACTGCTTGCCGGGCTGATTGTCGCCTTGGCGGCCTCCGCTTCATGGTGCGCCACCCTGCCGGAGTACTCCGACAGGGTTCTGGTTCTCCATTCCTATCATGCCGGTTTCCCCTGGACCGACGAGGTTCAAAGCGGCATCTTCTCCGAATTCAGGCGTCATGCGCCCAATTTCGAGCCATACGTCGAATATCTGGACTGGAAACGCTTCCCCGATGAAGACAACCGGGAAAGCGTCTACCAGTCTCTCCTGCGAAAGTACGCAGGCAAGAGTTTCGGGGTGGTCATCGTGTCGGACAACGCCGCCCTGGAGTTCGCCCTGAAGTACCGCCAGGACATGTTCATGGGCGCGACCATCGTGTTCTGCGGCATCAACGGATTCTCTGACTCCATGATCGCGGGCCAGGACGGTGTGACCGGGGTGCTGGAGGACGTGGACGTCGCCGGGACGCTGGACGTCGCCCTGACGGTTCTTCCCCAGACCAGGAAAGCGCTGATCCTGGTGGAGAACACCGAGACCGGCGCGGCCCAGAAGGCCGACATGGTGCGAGCCGCCCGGAAACATCAGGGTCGGCTTGAGCTGTCCGTGCTGGACAATGCCACCTTGGAGGAGGCTCTGGCGGCCTGTGGCGGCGACTCGGCCAAGGACACCATCCTGCTGCTGGGCTCCTTCGGGCGGGACCGCTCCGGCAGGATCTTCCCGGATTTCGCCATCGATCTGCTCTCCGCAGGGTGTGAAATCCCGGTATTCGTGATGTGGGACTTCCTGGTGGGCAAGGGCGCAGTGGGCGGGAGCGTCCTGTCCGGCAAGCTCCAGGGGCGCGAGGCTGCCCGCATGGCCATGCGCGTGCTGGACGGCGAACACTCCCCCCCCGTGCTCAAGACGCCGCCCACACAGCTGCTGTTCGACAACACCCAGTTGCAGCGTTTCGGCATCGACACGTCCCGGCTGCCCAAGGGGAGCCTGCTGCTGAACGAGCCGGTCACGATTTTCAGCCAGTACAAGGAGTTCATACCCTTCGTGCTGGGGAGCATGGTGGTCATGGCCGCTGCCATCGCCGCCCTCTCCGTGACCATCCTGGCCCGCAACCGCGCGGAGCGGGAGTTGGAGAAGACCAAGGCCTTCCTGAGCGCGGCCATCGAGCACAGCCCGACGGGCATCGGCGTGGCCGAGATGCCGGGCGTCACCCTCACCCTGGCCAACCCGGCTGCCCGGCGGATTCTGGGCATCCCGGACTTTCAGGCGGGGCAGATGAACTACCTGCTTGAGGAGGCCTTCCCCTGGACCTGCCACCGCCCGGACGGGACCCCGTACGCCATGGATGAACTCCCCCTGCCCCAGGCCGTGCTGCACGGGGTGTCCATCGAGAACCAGGAGATGCGCATCCGGCGGGCCGACGGCCAGGAATCCTGGGTGCTGCTGTCCTCAAGCCCCATCCGCGACAAGTCCGGCAGGATAATCGCGGGCATCGCCGTGTTCTCGGACATAACCGAGCGCAAACGCATGGAGGACCTGGTCGTCCAGTCCGAAAAGATGATGTCGCTTGGGGGATTGGCCGCTGGCATGGCCCATGAGATCAACAACCCGCTGGGCATCATCGTGCACGCCGCGCAAAACGCACAACGCAGGCTCTCCGCCGGGCTCGCGGCCAACGAGCAGGCCGCGATGGACGCCGGAATCACGCTGGAGGGCCTTAACCGCTACATCAGGGACCGCAGCATCGACGTCTACATCCAGGACATCATGGAAGCCGGACACCGCGCGGCGCGCATCGTGCGCAGCATGCTCAACTTCAGCCGCCCGCGCCAGGCCCAGCGCACGCTGGTGAGCATGGCCTCCATCCTGGACAAGGCCCTGGAGCTGGTCCAGGGTGATTTCGATCTCAAGACGGAATACGACCTGCGCAAGATCACCATCGAACGCCGCTACGACCCCACGAACCCCGGCGGCTATTTCGACGAAACCGAGATCGTCCAGGTGTTCCTGAACATCATCAAGAACGCGGCCCAGGCCATGGGCACGAAACAGTACGGCAAAGACGAGACGCCCCACATCCGCCTCACCACGGGCGTGGAGGACAGCCAGATCCGGGTGGACATCGAGGACAACGGCCCAGGCATGGACGAAAAGACCTGCAGGCGCATCATGGAACCGTTCTTCACCACCAAGCAGGTGGGGCAGGGAACGGGGCTGGGGCTTTCGGTGACCTACTTCATCGTGACCAACTCCTACGGCGGCTCGCTGCGGGTGGACTCCGAACCGGGACACGGGACGTGCTTCACGGTGCGGCTGCCCAGAGGGAGGACCGGCGACCATGTCTGA
- a CDS encoding carbamate kinase — MSSRLAVVAIGGNSLIKRKDLRTVEDQYRALCETVEHIAEVAAHGWQVVVTHGNGPQVGFIMMRSEIAREVAGLHMVPLVSCVADTQGAIGWQIQMAMDNALAKRGLESRTVTVVTQVLVDAADPGFATPDKPVGEFYSDSQLDDLTRQHPDWVLRQDAGRGWRRVVPSPKPVEILELDAVRTLLDAGFHVVAAGGGGIPVVRAPEGLSGIDAVVDKDLASAMLAGQLGAKLLVISTAVERVALNFGTPLQTPLSRVDLPTIKAFLAEGHFAPGSMAPKIQAAVDFLEAGGEEVIITKPETLGLALSGDAGTHIIR, encoded by the coding sequence ATGTCCTCCAGGCTGGCCGTGGTGGCCATCGGGGGCAACTCGCTCATAAAGCGCAAGGACCTGCGCACCGTGGAGGACCAGTACCGCGCCCTGTGCGAGACCGTGGAGCACATCGCCGAAGTGGCGGCCCACGGCTGGCAGGTGGTGGTCACCCACGGCAACGGGCCGCAGGTGGGCTTCATAATGATGCGCTCGGAGATCGCCCGCGAGGTGGCCGGGCTGCACATGGTGCCGCTGGTCAGCTGCGTGGCCGACACCCAGGGGGCCATCGGCTGGCAGATCCAGATGGCCATGGATAACGCCTTGGCCAAGCGGGGCCTGGAAAGCCGCACGGTCACCGTGGTCACCCAGGTGCTCGTTGACGCGGCCGACCCCGGCTTTGCCACCCCGGACAAGCCCGTGGGCGAGTTCTACTCCGACAGCCAGCTTGACGACCTCACCCGCCAGCACCCGGACTGGGTCCTCAGGCAGGACGCCGGGCGGGGCTGGCGTCGCGTGGTGCCGTCCCCCAAGCCTGTGGAAATCCTGGAGCTGGACGCGGTGCGCACGCTCCTGGACGCGGGCTTTCACGTGGTGGCCGCCGGAGGAGGGGGCATCCCCGTGGTGCGCGCCCCGGAGGGACTCTCCGGCATCGACGCCGTTGTGGACAAGGATCTGGCCTCGGCCATGCTGGCCGGGCAGCTCGGAGCCAAGCTCCTGGTGATCTCCACCGCCGTGGAGCGGGTGGCGCTCAACTTCGGCACGCCGCTTCAGACGCCGCTTTCGCGCGTGGACCTGCCCACCATCAAGGCCTTCCTGGCCGAAGGGCACTTCGCGCCCGGCTCCATGGCCCCCAAGATTCAGGCCGCCGTTGATTTTTTGGAAGCGGGCGGCGAAGAAGTGATCATAACCAAACCGGAAACACTGGGCCTCGCTCT
- a CDS encoding FAD-dependent oxidoreductase: MHPMNFNFLCSGQAAPVGRSVGVIGAGPSGLAAAGHLSCLGYQVEVYDKLPKPGGLMLFGIPGHRIPRSRIAEATRRMEREHGVIFHPQTKICCSAPMFEEEGDHFCREVLGLKDLVMRHDAIMICTGSWKSRKMGIEGEQLPGVVSGLEFLFPIRAARYASAKVRTPDVKGKTVAVIGAGHSAVDAAHGAVHLGASKVVMLYRRTAKEAPCGSYEIDRLKEMGVEWLEKAAPARVLGGDRVDALEYLRDGETLSVPVDLVVAAIGEIATPPFAKELGLEEVRKGEVHWLHMTAIENVFVAGDALTGPSKIGKAVYSGLRAARSLGNWLDLKAQDRLEEYAYDDLVARDERNFRK; the protein is encoded by the coding sequence ATGCATCCCATGAACTTCAATTTTCTCTGCTCCGGTCAAGCGGCCCCCGTTGGCCGGAGCGTGGGCGTTATCGGGGCCGGGCCGTCGGGCCTGGCCGCCGCCGGACACCTTTCCTGCCTGGGCTACCAGGTCGAGGTATATGACAAGCTGCCCAAGCCCGGCGGGCTGATGCTCTTTGGCATCCCCGGCCACCGCATCCCGCGAAGCCGCATCGCCGAGGCCACCCGGCGCATGGAACGCGAGCACGGAGTGATTTTTCATCCGCAGACCAAGATTTGCTGTTCCGCTCCCATGTTCGAGGAAGAGGGCGACCATTTTTGCAGGGAAGTGCTCGGACTCAAGGATCTGGTCATGCGCCACGACGCCATCATGATCTGCACGGGTTCATGGAAATCCCGCAAAATGGGCATCGAGGGGGAACAGCTCCCCGGAGTGGTCTCCGGGCTGGAGTTTCTGTTTCCGATCCGGGCTGCCCGCTACGCGTCCGCCAAGGTGCGGACCCCTGACGTGAAGGGCAAGACCGTGGCCGTGATCGGGGCAGGCCATTCGGCAGTCGACGCGGCCCACGGAGCGGTTCACCTGGGGGCGTCCAAAGTGGTCATGCTGTATCGTCGCACGGCGAAGGAAGCGCCCTGCGGCAGCTACGAGATCGACCGGCTCAAGGAAATGGGGGTGGAGTGGCTGGAGAAGGCCGCGCCTGCCAGGGTTTTGGGTGGGGATCGCGTGGATGCGCTGGAATACCTCCGGGATGGCGAGACGCTCAGCGTGCCCGTCGATCTGGTGGTGGCGGCCATCGGCGAAATCGCCACCCCTCCGTTCGCGAAGGAGCTCGGTCTGGAGGAGGTGCGCAAGGGCGAGGTCCATTGGCTCCACATGACGGCCATCGAGAACGTGTTCGTGGCGGGCGACGCGCTTACGGGGCCAAGCAAGATAGGCAAGGCCGTCTATTCCGGTCTGCGGGCCGCCCGGTCGCTTGGCAACTGGCTTGACCTGAAAGCCCAGGACCGCCTGGAAGAATACGCCTACGACGACCTCGTCGCCCGCGACGAGCGCAATTTCAGGAAATGA
- a CDS encoding 4Fe-4S dicluster domain-containing protein gives MSPMKTLYIDYSKCIGCETCEFVCRFVHTTPRIMMTRTAEGVMMPLYCRHCEDPNCARVCKRGAITRDGDGAMVLKPLLCRGCEGRNCMLACPYAAMFETDKGVMLTKCDLCAERRSRGMEPACAEMCPCGAIACVDASLHASLATPEAREAEERVLRHIRPPKG, from the coding sequence ATGAGCCCAATGAAGACGCTCTACATCGATTATTCGAAGTGCATCGGCTGCGAAACCTGCGAATTCGTTTGCCGTTTCGTGCATACCACCCCGCGCATCATGATGACCCGGACAGCGGAAGGGGTCATGATGCCCTTGTACTGCCGCCACTGCGAGGACCCCAACTGCGCCAGGGTTTGCAAGCGGGGAGCCATAACCAGGGACGGCGACGGGGCGATGGTCCTGAAACCCCTGCTGTGCCGGGGCTGCGAAGGGCGCAACTGCATGCTGGCCTGCCCCTACGCGGCCATGTTCGAGACGGACAAGGGCGTGATGCTGACCAAGTGTGACCTGTGCGCTGAACGGCGGTCCCGGGGGATGGAACCGGCTTGCGCCGAGATGTGTCCGTGCGGGGCCATAGCCTGCGTCGACGCGTCGCTCCATGCTTCGCTGGCCACTCCGGAGGCGAGGGAGGCCGAAGAGCGTGTGCTCAGGCACATAAGGCCGCCGAAAGGCTGA
- a CDS encoding response regulator yields the protein MSDAHSEPGTGITILIVDDELLLRNSLRDYFEDTGFAVIAANSGEEALHLLRSGARVDLCTVDIRLPGMTGNQFIAEAHAFNPGLKFLVYTGSWNYELPAELARLDIGPEQVFNKPCMDLDCILQVILKLLGRV from the coding sequence ATGTCTGATGCCCACAGCGAACCCGGAACCGGCATCACCATCCTCATCGTGGACGACGAGCTGCTGCTGCGCAACAGCCTGCGCGACTATTTCGAGGACACGGGCTTTGCCGTGATCGCCGCCAACAGCGGCGAGGAGGCCCTCCACCTGCTGCGCTCCGGCGCGCGCGTGGACCTCTGCACCGTGGACATCCGCCTGCCGGGCATGACCGGCAACCAGTTCATCGCCGAAGCGCACGCCTTCAACCCCGGCCTGAAATTCCTGGTGTACACCGGTTCCTGGAACTACGAGCTCCCCGCCGAACTGGCCAGACTGGATATCGGCCCGGAGCAGGTGTTCAACAAGCCCTGCATGGACCTCGACTGCATCCTGCAGGTCATCCTGAAGCTCCTGGGGCGCGTCTGA